One genomic window of Quercus lobata isolate SW786 chromosome 9, ValleyOak3.0 Primary Assembly, whole genome shotgun sequence includes the following:
- the LOC115959134 gene encoding uncharacterized protein At4g08330, chloroplastic — MDKSMSLTVSDGYLNGHHQNSFSSRSSSRRDQDVAYSCGSCGYELNLSSCNRNTSTIGSKYGKSIKRGIISFFNIDESRFTQVDEIQCIPYFSKNSWGLFRRRTKLLCRKCGNDIGIAYNDLTSSQRLVSDVSDSSSGNEVSSCRKYNVKIRALQPSSSEESATQIYT, encoded by the exons ATGGACAAAtccatgtctttgactgtcagTGATGGATATCTCAACGGCCATCACCAAAACTCCTTTTCTTCTCGTTCTTCCTCTCGTAGAGATCAAGATGTTGCCTACAG CTGTGGTTCTTGTGGGTATGAGCTAAACCTAAGCTCTTGCAATCGGAACACCTCAACCATTGGTTCTAAATATGGAAAATCTATAAAGAGAGGGatcatttctttctttaacATTGATGAGAGCAGATTTACTCAGGTTGATGAAATCCAGTGCATACCCTACTTTTCTAAGAACTCTTGGGGCTTGTTCCGTCGGAGAACCAAACTTCTTTGCCGCAAGTGTGGTAACGATATTGGAATTGCTTACAATGATCTTACATCATCCCAGCGACTTGTATCAGATGTATCAGATTCTTCCTCAGGCAATGAAGTCTCAAGTTGTAGAAAATATAATGTTAAAATCCGAGCTTTACAGCCCTCATCTTCTGAGGAATCTGCCACTCAAATTTACACGTGA